Genomic window (Spirosoma sp. KCTC 42546):
GAGGACACAGAGATTTATCCACATGGTATATCTCTGTGTCCTCTGTGCCTCTGTGGTTAAAAAATTGTTTCTTTTACTTTCATCCGCATATTCTTCCCGCCATTTCTAACCCTCATCGGTATAAATGGCGCGATTGTCTGCTTTCGTTTGGGTTATCCGACGCTCCACTGCAACTTTAGTGGATTCCTATTCTGATTGACCATGTCCAAGCGGTTAACTTCCAGGCAAAAATGGCAACTGGCCATCCGACTGCTGCTACTTTACTCTCCGTTACTACTGTATGTCAATTTACCCGAATCGGTTCGCAATCCGGCCAAACTACTGGAGATATCACCGTTTATACTGGTCTTTGTCCTGATCGCCCTGGGCTTATACTTTGTCTGGATTACTGCTACCGACTGGATTCAGAATCAATTATTTCGCTGGTTTGGTGAGGATTTCCTACTGGATTTCAATTGGCTGGCTCTGGTGCTGACTATGCTCATTTCACTTGGGTTGGCCCTACTTTATACCAAGGTTTTTCAATTGATCATCATGGGGCTGTTTACGCTGATTATGCAGAGTGGGCTGTTACCTCCTCCTAAACAACACGACCTCCCCTTTACCCCCGATGTATTCGCCTACTTGCAACGGGTAAACAACGTTTTTAATCTGGTCATTATCCTGTCGGCGTTCTATCTAACAATTATTTCCCGCTCGTATCAGCAGCTAAAAGATGTGCAGTTCCGGGCCGAACGATTAGAAAAAGAAGCGGCTGTCAGCCAGTTTGAAGCCCTTAAAAATCAACTGAGCCCCCATTTTTTATTCAACAGCCTGAGTATTCTCACCTCCATGGTTCACGAAGATGCGGACCTTTCGGAGCAGTATGTGAAGCAGCTCGCTAAAGTGTATCGGTACATTCTGGAGCAGCGGGATCAGGCAAGTGTACCTCTTAAAACAGAGCTGGATTTTATTCAATCCTACACCTTTCTGCTCCAGATTCGCTTCGAGAATAAGTTTGAGGTCGTACTGAATGTGCCGCCCGATGTGCAGCAACAGTATCGCATTGCCCCATTATCGCTGCAACTGCTGGTAGAAAACGCAGTCAAGCACAACCGCATGTCGGTACGGGAACCTCTGCGCGTGCAAATTTATGTGCAGGATGAGTACCTGTGGATCGTGAACCCACTCCAAACCCGCGACCAGCCCGACGAATCGACCGGAATTGGGCTCAGTAACATTGCAAATCGCTATAAACTGCTCACCACCCGACCGGTATGGTATGGCGAGCAGGCTGGTAATTTTCTGGTAAAACTCCCCCTATTAGCATGAACGTCGTTCTGATTGAAGATGAAGATCGCACCGCCCGCCAACTTGAGCGGCTGTTGAAAAAGTATGATCCAACGATCCATATTCTGGCACAGCTCCCCTCGGTCAGCGAAACAGTGGCCTGGTTTCGTAGCAATCCCTTACCGGATCTGGCCTTTATGGATATTCACCTGGAAGATGGGCTGGTGTTTAAAGTATTTGAACAACAGCAGCTTACCCTACCCATTATTTTCACGACAGCTTATGACGAGTACATGTTAAAAGCGTTCAAGGTCAATAGCATCGACTATTTGCTTAAACCCGTTGACTACGATGAACTGGCGGCTGCCCTGGATAAATTCAAATCGATTCGCAACCAGCCAGCAACGCCCGATCTTAGTACGATTCTCCAGCTTTTACAGAAGCCCCAAACCGCTAGTTATCGAGAGCGATTTATGATTAGCCTGGGCACGAAAATCCATAGTGTAGAAGTGGCCGACATTGCCTATTTCTATACTGAAGAAAAAGCGACGTTTCTGGTCAACAGGGTCGGCCAGTTCATGCCCCTCGAATACAGCCTGGATCAATTAATGGGGTTGCTGAATCCAGCGAATTTTTTCCGGGTAAACCGGCAGTTTCTGGTGGCCCGATCGGCCATTCAGGCCATCCACACGTACTCAGCGGGGAAGCTTAAACTGAATTTACTACCCACTCCTCGTGAAGAAATATTCGTCAGCCTAAGCCGTTTGTCAGAGTTCAAAGACTGGCTGGGCCGTTAACTCGTCTTTGGTATCGGTAGGCCATTACCGTAAAGAAGATATCTGACAACTGCTTGATTACTTAAAACGTTAAAAAGCCATAGCGTATCAGTTTCTGAAATCTGATACGCTATGGCAACGAAAAGATTAACTTTCCGGGTACCTATCTGTTTATGTGGTCATGCGCTACGCATGTTGCCGGTCGTGTTTCCCTTCCCGGATTTCTTCAATCATCTTCCGATTGAAAGCGGGGATATCGTCGGGTTTACGGCTGGTTACTAAGCCCTGATCGGTTACGACTTCTTCATCGACCCAGTTTGCTCCGGCATTTTTAAGATCGGTCTGGATAGATGGATATGATGTTAGTTTACGTCCCTTAACCACACCGGCTTCGATCAACATAATTGGGGCATGGCAAATGGCCGCTACTGGCTTTTTAGACTCGAAGAAGTGTCGAACAAATTGTACCGCTTTGGGATCAGTACGCAGTTTATCCGGGTTCATAACCCCACCCGGCAATAACAGTGCATCGTACTGATTTGGATCGGCTCCGGCAATAGGTAAGTCAACCGGAAAGGTATCGCCCCATTCGGTTTCATCCCATCCTTTCACGTCGCCCCCTTTTGGTGCAATTAGGTGCGTGGTAGCCCCCGCATCCTGTAACGCTTTACGAGGTTCAGTCATTTCGACCTGTTCAAATCCATCGGTTAGCAGAATCGCCACCTTCTTTCCTGTCAATTGTTGCTGCGTTTCCATAGTACGTTGAGAAATTTATTACCCTAGTATAACTATGGAAAAAGAAGAAGGTTGGCATAAATTTAAAACACAGAGTTCATGGAGTAAAAACGAAGATTTACCAAGAGATGTTAATTTTCTCTGTGTATCTCCGTTTTCACTCCGTCAACTCTGTGTTTCAGTCGTTAATCTTACTTTATTTTTCTAATCACTATAGGTATACAAACGCTGGGGGGACAAGCACAGGTGGTTGCTGTTAATTGTACCGTCACATCAGTATAACAACCCGAACTGCTAAACACCCGAACCGTATAGTCTTGAGTCGTTACCGGGTTTGTAAGGTTACTCACGATTACTCCATTGGCTGGAATAGCCTGCGCTGGTCCTGACAAAGAAGCGGCTTCAGTAAACGTATTACCTGCCGAGAACTGATAGGTGTTACCAGGCGCAAATCCACTCAGTACGAGTTGGCCATTAGCTT
Coding sequences:
- a CDS encoding sensor histidine kinase, whose product is MSKRLTSRQKWQLAIRLLLLYSPLLLYVNLPESVRNPAKLLEISPFILVFVLIALGLYFVWITATDWIQNQLFRWFGEDFLLDFNWLALVLTMLISLGLALLYTKVFQLIIMGLFTLIMQSGLLPPPKQHDLPFTPDVFAYLQRVNNVFNLVIILSAFYLTIISRSYQQLKDVQFRAERLEKEAAVSQFEALKNQLSPHFLFNSLSILTSMVHEDADLSEQYVKQLAKVYRYILEQRDQASVPLKTELDFIQSYTFLLQIRFENKFEVVLNVPPDVQQQYRIAPLSLQLLVENAVKHNRMSVREPLRVQIYVQDEYLWIVNPLQTRDQPDESTGIGLSNIANRYKLLTTRPVWYGEQAGNFLVKLPLLA
- a CDS encoding LytTR family DNA-binding domain-containing protein; translated protein: MNVVLIEDEDRTARQLERLLKKYDPTIHILAQLPSVSETVAWFRSNPLPDLAFMDIHLEDGLVFKVFEQQQLTLPIIFTTAYDEYMLKAFKVNSIDYLLKPVDYDELAAALDKFKSIRNQPATPDLSTILQLLQKPQTASYRERFMISLGTKIHSVEVADIAYFYTEEKATFLVNRVGQFMPLEYSLDQLMGLLNPANFFRVNRQFLVARSAIQAIHTYSAGKLKLNLLPTPREEIFVSLSRLSEFKDWLGR
- a CDS encoding type 1 glutamine amidotransferase domain-containing protein, coding for METQQQLTGKKVAILLTDGFEQVEMTEPRKALQDAGATTHLIAPKGGDVKGWDETEWGDTFPVDLPIAGADPNQYDALLLPGGVMNPDKLRTDPKAVQFVRHFFESKKPVAAICHAPIMLIEAGVVKGRKLTSYPSIQTDLKNAGANWVDEEVVTDQGLVTSRKPDDIPAFNRKMIEEIREGKHDRQHA